In Geminocystis sp. NIES-3709, a single genomic region encodes these proteins:
- a CDS encoding bleomycin hydrolase produces the protein MKSVITTVVAAADAAGRFPSTSDLESVQGSIQRAAARLEAAEKLAANLDAVAKEAYDACIKKYSYLNNAGEANSTPTFKEKCARDIKHYLRLINYSLVVGGTGPLDEWGIAGQREVYRTLGLPTAPYVEALSFARNRGCAPRDMSAQALTEYNALLDYVINSLS, from the coding sequence ATGAAGTCTGTTATTACCACAGTTGTTGCCGCTGCAGATGCTGCCGGACGTTTCCCTAGTACCTCTGACTTAGAATCTGTACAAGGTTCTATTCAACGTGCTGCTGCTCGTTTAGAAGCTGCCGAAAAATTAGCTGCTAACCTCGATGCAGTTGCTAAAGAAGCTTATGATGCTTGTATCAAAAAGTATTCTTACCTCAATAATGCGGGTGAAGCTAATTCCACCCCTACTTTCAAAGAAAAATGTGCTCGTGACATCAAACACTATCTACGTTTAATCAACTATTCTTTAGTTGTTGGTGGAACTGGTCCTCTTGATGAGTGGGGTATTGCCGGTCAGCGTGAAGTTTATCGTACTTTAGGATTACCTACTGCTCCTTACGTTGAAGCTCTTAGCTTTGCTCGTAATCGTGGTTGTGCTCCTCGTGATATGTCTGCTCAAGCATTAACTGAGTACAATGCTCTCCTTGATTATGTAATCAACTCTTTATCTTAA
- a CDS encoding HEAT repeat domain-containing protein gives MDKRFSSLFSITEDQAIKLLQTPLEQLEDPSDRYAGASHLVYFKSERSIQALIEAIETCDDQLYNRITRRKAIETLGKFKANQALEVICRCLNDDDCYTVENAVWSIGQIGTKDEKILQEITELLNKSDQNYRVIIQNLAKLNYQPATEVIKKFIDSDDLCIASSALSAIAILTKDQSQVDRIVEFLQSDSVNVRRASIQDLMDLNYYPAISEIACCPVSLVFRLRAIRALGENSINKGFKTFADIEPYLDQVIRDHPSDLKLVHEYDQTPNIEFLINELYHTDFGRCYLGSKTLLENYSDVLPEALIKTYNELAHNDYGGHYHVMKLFGWLKYQPAYDLLVESLQNQAPQFQKSRGAAAIALANLGNKDVIPLLKESLKTNIFDLKYACLMALNQLGDFELQDILINESDFLIKAKIK, from the coding sequence ATGGATAAACGTTTTAGCAGTCTTTTTTCAATTACCGAAGATCAAGCCATTAAATTATTGCAAACTCCTCTTGAACAACTGGAAGATCCTAGCGATCGCTATGCTGGTGCTTCTCATCTAGTATATTTTAAAAGTGAGCGTAGTATTCAAGCCTTAATCGAAGCGATCGAAACCTGTGATGATCAACTTTATAATCGCATTACTAGAAGAAAAGCGATCGAAACTTTAGGAAAATTCAAAGCAAATCAAGCCTTAGAAGTTATTTGTCGTTGTTTAAATGATGATGACTGTTATACCGTTGAAAATGCTGTTTGGTCGATCGGACAAATTGGTACTAAAGATGAAAAAATTTTGCAGGAAATTACGGAATTATTAAATAAATCGGATCAAAATTATCGGGTTATTATTCAAAATTTAGCTAAATTAAACTATCAACCAGCTACTGAAGTTATTAAAAAGTTTATTGATTCCGATGATCTATGTATTGCTAGTTCTGCACTATCAGCTATCGCCATTTTAACAAAAGATCAAAGTCAGGTCGATCGTATTGTCGAATTTTTGCAATCCGATAGTGTTAATGTAAGACGAGCTTCTATTCAAGATTTAATGGATCTAAATTATTATCCTGCTATTAGTGAAATTGCCTGTTGTCCTGTTTCTCTGGTTTTTCGTTTACGGGCAATTCGTGCTTTAGGAGAAAACTCCATCAATAAAGGATTTAAAACTTTTGCAGACATCGAGCCTTATTTAGATCAAGTTATTAGGGATCATCCTTCTGATTTAAAATTAGTTCATGAATATGATCAAACTCCTAATATCGAATTTTTGATTAATGAATTGTATCATACGGATTTTGGACGATGTTATCTTGGTAGTAAAACTTTGTTAGAAAATTACTCTGATGTTTTACCAGAAGCGTTGATTAAAACCTATAACGAATTAGCTCATAATGATTATGGGGGACATTATCATGTCATGAAACTATTTGGATGGTTAAAATACCAACCTGCTTACGATTTGTTAGTTGAATCATTACAAAATCAAGCTCCTCAATTTCAAAAGTCTCGTGGAGCGGCGGCGATCGCATTAGCAAATTTAGGAAATAAAGATGTTATTCCCTTATTAAAAGAGAGTTTAAAAACAAATATTTTTGATCTTAAATATGCTTGTTTAATGGCTTTAAATCAAT
- a CDS encoding HEAT repeat domain-containing protein: MDSFFEQLKHPNPNLRERAMLDIAEFQDENTIPRLISLLGEEDVTYRRSAVKTLGVIGVTAVQPIVDCLMNSDNVVVKASCGKALAQIAVNYPDEPFPEVGMEALKTTVDDPNPVVNLVSIMALGAIGSPALDILIEALQTTENISVSVAIVNALGSITEDKAMEVLKTLSEDESQDPYIKESAISALSRLEQVIKFKSVKYSRKKDQ; the protein is encoded by the coding sequence ATGGATTCTTTTTTTGAACAATTAAAACACCCTAATCCTAATTTAAGAGAAAGGGCGATGCTTGACATTGCTGAATTTCAAGATGAAAATACTATTCCTCGTTTGATTAGTCTTTTAGGGGAGGAAGATGTAACTTATAGACGATCGGCAGTTAAAACTTTAGGGGTTATTGGAGTTACTGCGGTACAACCGATTGTTGATTGTTTGATGAATAGTGATAATGTGGTAGTAAAAGCCAGTTGTGGTAAAGCCTTAGCTCAAATTGCTGTTAACTATCCTGATGAGCCTTTTCCTGAAGTCGGAATGGAGGCATTAAAAACGACTGTTGATGATCCGAATCCTGTGGTTAATTTGGTTTCAATTATGGCTTTAGGGGCGATCGGTTCCCCAGCTTTGGATATTTTAATCGAAGCGTTACAAACAACGGAAAATATCTCTGTATCGGTGGCGATCGTTAATGCACTGGGTTCTATTACCGAAGATAAGGCAATGGAAGTATTAAAAACTTTAAGTGAAGACGAATCTCAAGATCCTTACATTAAAGAGTCGGCGATAAGTGCGTTATCTCGTTTGGAACAGGTAATTAAGTTTAAGTCAGTTAAGTATTCTCGGAAAAAAGATCAATAG
- the cpeB gene encoding C-phycoerythrin subunit beta, producing MLDAFSRAVVSADSKTAPIGGDDLNQLRSFIASGNRRLDAVNAIASNASCMVSDAVAGMICENTGLIQAGGNCYPNRRMAACLRDAEIILRYVSYALLAGDASVLDDRCLNGLKETYTALGVPLQSTARAVAIMKAQAAAHIQDNPSEALAGAKLRKMGTPVVEDRCASLVAESSSYFDRVIAALS from the coding sequence ATGTTAGACGCTTTTTCAAGAGCGGTTGTGTCCGCCGATAGTAAAACTGCTCCCATTGGTGGAGATGATTTAAACCAATTACGTAGCTTTATTGCTTCAGGTAATCGTCGTCTTGATGCCGTTAATGCTATTGCTAGTAATGCAAGTTGCATGGTATCTGATGCTGTAGCTGGTATGATTTGCGAAAATACTGGGTTAATCCAAGCAGGTGGTAACTGCTACCCTAACCGTCGTATGGCTGCTTGTTTACGTGATGCTGAAATTATCTTACGTTATGTAAGCTATGCCTTATTAGCAGGTGATGCGTCCGTATTAGACGATCGTTGTTTAAATGGTTTAAAAGAAACCTACACTGCTTTAGGTGTTCCCCTTCAGTCCACTGCTCGTGCAGTTGCTATTATGAAAGCTCAAGCCGCTGCTCACATTCAAGATAATCCTAGCGAAGCTCTTGCTGGTGCTAAACTTCGTAAAATGGGTACCCCTGTGGTAGAAGATCGTTGTGCAAGTTTAGTTGCTGAATCTAGCAGCTACTTCGATCGTGTAATTGCTGCTCTCAGCTAA